From a single Carassius gibelio isolate Cgi1373 ecotype wild population from Czech Republic chromosome A18, carGib1.2-hapl.c, whole genome shotgun sequence genomic region:
- the LOC127934212 gene encoding GATOR complex protein WDR59-like isoform X1 — MAARWSSENVVVEFRDAQATAMSVDCLGQHAVLSGRRFLYVVNLEAPSEAPRKISRQSKWDVGTVQWNPHKTEAHLFAASSNQRVDLYVWRDGSGEQHTSLQGHTRVISDLDWSWFEPEFLVTSSVDTYIYIWDTRDTRKPTVALSAVAGASQVKWNKRNHYCLASSHDGDVRIWDKRKPNTAVEYVAAHLSKIHGLDWHPDNEYILATSSQDNSVRFWDYRQPRKYLDILSCQVPVWKARYTPFSNGLVTVMVPQLRRENSLLLWSTLELNSPVHAFVGHDDVVLEFQWRPQKEGSKDCQLVTWSRDQTLRIWRVDPQLQKLCCANDIVDALMEGLTLTTETEKTLRSQDSEPPLSPGFTANSQDQFDGPQSGLSSSGKNDVPGLPQTLQQEFSLVNLQIRNVNVEMDAVNRSCIVSADCGANCVRLVVKFPAQYPNNAAPSFQFVSPTNISSSTKTKIQKILTDTSLQKVKRNQNCLEPCVRQLVSCLESDGVMEDSTNPYVLTNPVTPALPAFPRVSNTYGSYQDSNIPFPRTSGARFCGTGSLVYFTRPITMHRTVPPTEPTPRSLSALSAYHSGGMTPMKMRTESQTTLRLYSGSPTRTDKDQVSISSFYYKERKPPLSAPRRWSVQTIHDCPKSRRWKGKREGGDYSSRPIKLAGKVIIQEVSRLLPVHKALGETYVLDVNDTQDTCQKNGAAALAVGRRDLAKVWALASAATNLDLSPDPDPDAGTPWAKHPFGRHLLETLLEHYSQMSDVQSLAMLCSVFRGHGSPQEYFTLYGHQQPRAANFMPHHSRYPSFTSSSVTSGSCSSTSESANIPWNMGGRESEHAPPWGESSPDDYRYPNQIYSDPREREKEQHDMNKRLLDPSNSWQFDDFKKCYGEILHRWGMKDKRAEVLKFVSCPPEPHKGIEFGVYCCHCRSQARGTQCAVCKRFTFQCAICHVAVRGSSNFCLSCGHGGHTSHMMDWFRSQEVCPTGCGCHCLLQSTF; from the exons ATGGCGGCCCGCTGGAGTAGTGAGAATGTGGTGGTGGAGTTTCGAGACGCGCAG GCCACTGCAATGTCAGTGGACTGTCTCGGCCAGCACGCTGTTCTCTCTGG GAGACGATTCTTGTATGTTGTAAATCTGGAGGCGCCGTCTGAAGCCCCACGCAAAATCAGCCGCCAGAGCAAATGGGATGTCGGGACAGTCCAGTGGAATCCACACAAAACTGAGGCCCATTTATTTGCAGCATCT AGTAATCAGCGTGTCGACCTGTACGTTTGGCGTGATGGATCCGGTGAACAACATACGTCTTTGCAAGGCCACACACGTGTTATAAG TGATTTGGACTGGTCATGGTTTGAACCGGAGTTTCTTGTCACGAGTTCTGTCGACACATACATCTACATATGGGACACAAG GGACACTCGAAAGCCAACCGTGGCTCTGTCTGCCGTGG CTGGCGCCTCTCAGGTGAAATGGAACAAACGGAATCACTATTGTTTAGCTTCAAGTCATGATGGTGATGTCCGAATCTGGGACAAGAGG AAGCCCAACACTGCTGTGGAATATGTAGCCGCACACCTGTCAAAGATTCATGGACTGGACTGGCACCCTGACAACGAGTACATCCTGGCTACTTCCAGTCAGGACAACTCTGTTCGG TTCTGGGACTACAGACAACCCCGGAAGTACCTTGATATCTTATCATGTCAGGTGCCTGTGTGGAAGGCCAGATACACG CCTTTCTCTAACGGCCTGGTAACAGTGATGGTTCCTCAGCTCCGGCGAGAGAACAGCCTCCTCTTGTGGAGCACGCTGGAGCTGAACAGTCCTGTTCACGCTTTCGTGGGCCACGACGACGTTGTACTTGAGTTTCAGTGGAGGCCGCAGAAAGAAG GTTCCAAAGACTGCCAGCTGGTCACATGGTCTAGAGATCAAACCCTGAGGATATGGAGAGTAGATCCTCAACTTCAGAAG CTGTGCTGTGCCAATGACATCGTGGACGCGTTGATGGAGGGCTTGACTCTCACCACAGAGACGGAGAAAACGCTGCGATCCCAAGACTCTGAACCTCCGCTCAGCCCTGGATTCACAGCGAACTCGCAAG ATCAGTTTGACGGCCCACAGTCTGGCCTGTCGTCCAGCGGGAAGAACGATGTACCAGGTTTGCCTCAGACCCTGCAGCAAGAGTTTTCTCTAGTCAACTTACAGATTCGCAACGTCAATGTAGAG ATGGATGCCGTCAACCGCAGCTGCATTGTGTCAGCCGACTGCGGAGCCAATTGTGTCCGTCTCGTGGTGAAGTTTCCTGCCCAGTATCCCAACAATGCAGCTCCATCTTTCCAGTTCGTCTCTCCGACGAACATCTCGTCTTCCACGAAGACTAAGATACAGAAG ATCCTGACAGATACGTCGCTTCAGAAGGTGAAGAGAAACCAGAACTGCTTGGAGCCATGTGTTCGACAGCTGGTGTCTTGCTTAGAGTCAGATGGAGTCATG GAGGACAGTACGAATCCTTATGTGCTCACCAATCCAGTGACTCCTGCACTTCCTGCTTTCCCTCGAGTAAGCAACACTTACGGCTCGTACCAGGACTCCAACATCCCCTTCCCACGCACCTCAGGGGCACGCTTCTGTGGGACAG GTTCCTTGGTTTATTTCACACGGCCCATAACTATGCATCGTACAGTCCCTCCGACTGAACCTACTCCCAG gtcgcTGTCAGCTCTCTCAGCGTATCACAGCGGGGGGATGACGCCCATGAAAATGCGAACAGAGTCTCAGACCACCCTGAGGTTATACAGCGGGAGCCCAACACGCACAGACAAAGACCAAGTGTCCATATCATCTTTTTACTACAAAGAGCGG AAGCCCCCTCTGTCTGCCCCCCGCCGCTGGTCTGTGCAGACTATTCATGACTGTCCG AAATCCCGCCGCTGGAAAGGCAAGCGAGAGGGAGGAGACTACAGCAGCAGACCCATCAAACTGGCTGGCAAAGTCATCATCCAGGAAGTCTCACGTCTGCTTCCTGTGCACAAAGCCCTCGGGGAAACCTATGT GCTAGATGTTAATGACACACAGGACACGTGTCAGAAGAATGGGGCAGCGGCTTTAGCAGTGGGCCGCAGGGATTTAGCAAAG GTATGGGCACTCGCCTCGGCAGCCACCAATCTTGACCTCAGTCCCGATCCTGACCCTGATGCTGGAACGCCCTGGGCCAAGCATCCGTTTGGGCGACACCTGCTGGAGACATT GCTTGAACACTACAGTCAGATGAGTGATGTTCAGAGTCTGGCCATGTTGTGTAGTGTGTTCAGAGGTCATGGCAGCCCTCAGGAATATTTCACTCTATACGGACATCAGCAACCTCGAGCGGCGAACTTCATGCCCCACCACTCCCGCTAC CCCAGTTTCACCTCGAGTTCTGTCACATCTGGATCGTGTTCAAGTACCTCGGAATCTGCAAATATTCCGTGGAACATGG GTGGACGTGAGTCAGAACACGCTCCTCCCTGGGGAGAATCCTCTCCGGATGACTATCGCTACCCAAACCAGATATACAGCGACCCCCGAGAACGAGAAAAAGAACAACACGACATGAACAAACG ATTACTGGACCCCTCCAACTCCTGGCAGTTCGACGACTTCAAGAAGTGTTACGGTGAGATCCTGCACCGATGGGGCATGAAGGACAAGAGAGCAGAGGTGCTCAAATTTGTCTCCTGCCCTCCAGAGCCACACAAAGGCATCG AGTTTGGCGTTTACTGCTGCCACTGTCGCAGTCAGGCCCGCGGCACCCAGTGCGCCGTCTGCAAGCGCTTCACCTTCCAGTGCGCCATCTGTCACGTGGCCGTACGCGGCTCTTCTAACTTCTGCCTGAGCTGTGGCCACGGAGGACACACCAGTCACATGATGGACTGGTTTCGCTCGCAAGAGGTCTGTCCCACCGGCTGCGGGTGCCACTGCCTCCTGCAAAGCACTTTCTGA
- the LOC127934212 gene encoding GATOR complex protein WDR59-like isoform X2, giving the protein MAARWSSENVVVEFRDAQATAMSVDCLGQHAVLSGRRFLYVVNLEAPSEAPRKISRQSKWDVGTVQWNPHKTEAHLFAASSNQRVDLYVWRDGSGEQHTSLQGHTRVISDLDWSWFEPEFLVTSSVDTYIYIWDTRDTRKPTVALSAVAGASQVKWNKRNHYCLASSHDGDVRIWDKRKPNTAVEYVAAHLSKIHGLDWHPDNEYILATSSQDNSVRFWDYRQPRKYLDILSCQVPVWKARYTPFSNGLVTVMVPQLRRENSLLLWSTLELNSPVHAFVGHDDVVLEFQWRPQKEGSKDCQLVTWSRDQTLRIWRVDPQLQKLCCANDIVDALMEGLTLTTETEKTLRSQDSEPPLSPGFTANSQDQFDGPQSGLSSSGKNDVPGLPQTLQQEFSLVNLQIRNVNVEMDAVNRSCIVSADCGANCVRLVVKFPAQYPNNAAPSFQFVSPTNISSSTKTKIQKILTDTSLQKVKRNQNCLEPCVRQLVSCLESDGVMEDSTNPYVLTNPVTPALPAFPRVSNTYGSYQDSNIPFPRTSGARFCGTGSLVYFTRPITMHRTVPPTEPTPRSLSALSAYHSGGMTPMKMRTESQTTLRLYSGSPTRTDKDQVSISSFYYKERKSRRWKGKREGGDYSSRPIKLAGKVIIQEVSRLLPVHKALGETYVLDVNDTQDTCQKNGAAALAVGRRDLAKVWALASAATNLDLSPDPDPDAGTPWAKHPFGRHLLETLLEHYSQMSDVQSLAMLCSVFRGHGSPQEYFTLYGHQQPRAANFMPHHSRYPSFTSSSVTSGSCSSTSESANIPWNMGGRESEHAPPWGESSPDDYRYPNQIYSDPREREKEQHDMNKRLLDPSNSWQFDDFKKCYGEILHRWGMKDKRAEVLKFVSCPPEPHKGIEFGVYCCHCRSQARGTQCAVCKRFTFQCAICHVAVRGSSNFCLSCGHGGHTSHMMDWFRSQEVCPTGCGCHCLLQSTF; this is encoded by the exons ATGGCGGCCCGCTGGAGTAGTGAGAATGTGGTGGTGGAGTTTCGAGACGCGCAG GCCACTGCAATGTCAGTGGACTGTCTCGGCCAGCACGCTGTTCTCTCTGG GAGACGATTCTTGTATGTTGTAAATCTGGAGGCGCCGTCTGAAGCCCCACGCAAAATCAGCCGCCAGAGCAAATGGGATGTCGGGACAGTCCAGTGGAATCCACACAAAACTGAGGCCCATTTATTTGCAGCATCT AGTAATCAGCGTGTCGACCTGTACGTTTGGCGTGATGGATCCGGTGAACAACATACGTCTTTGCAAGGCCACACACGTGTTATAAG TGATTTGGACTGGTCATGGTTTGAACCGGAGTTTCTTGTCACGAGTTCTGTCGACACATACATCTACATATGGGACACAAG GGACACTCGAAAGCCAACCGTGGCTCTGTCTGCCGTGG CTGGCGCCTCTCAGGTGAAATGGAACAAACGGAATCACTATTGTTTAGCTTCAAGTCATGATGGTGATGTCCGAATCTGGGACAAGAGG AAGCCCAACACTGCTGTGGAATATGTAGCCGCACACCTGTCAAAGATTCATGGACTGGACTGGCACCCTGACAACGAGTACATCCTGGCTACTTCCAGTCAGGACAACTCTGTTCGG TTCTGGGACTACAGACAACCCCGGAAGTACCTTGATATCTTATCATGTCAGGTGCCTGTGTGGAAGGCCAGATACACG CCTTTCTCTAACGGCCTGGTAACAGTGATGGTTCCTCAGCTCCGGCGAGAGAACAGCCTCCTCTTGTGGAGCACGCTGGAGCTGAACAGTCCTGTTCACGCTTTCGTGGGCCACGACGACGTTGTACTTGAGTTTCAGTGGAGGCCGCAGAAAGAAG GTTCCAAAGACTGCCAGCTGGTCACATGGTCTAGAGATCAAACCCTGAGGATATGGAGAGTAGATCCTCAACTTCAGAAG CTGTGCTGTGCCAATGACATCGTGGACGCGTTGATGGAGGGCTTGACTCTCACCACAGAGACGGAGAAAACGCTGCGATCCCAAGACTCTGAACCTCCGCTCAGCCCTGGATTCACAGCGAACTCGCAAG ATCAGTTTGACGGCCCACAGTCTGGCCTGTCGTCCAGCGGGAAGAACGATGTACCAGGTTTGCCTCAGACCCTGCAGCAAGAGTTTTCTCTAGTCAACTTACAGATTCGCAACGTCAATGTAGAG ATGGATGCCGTCAACCGCAGCTGCATTGTGTCAGCCGACTGCGGAGCCAATTGTGTCCGTCTCGTGGTGAAGTTTCCTGCCCAGTATCCCAACAATGCAGCTCCATCTTTCCAGTTCGTCTCTCCGACGAACATCTCGTCTTCCACGAAGACTAAGATACAGAAG ATCCTGACAGATACGTCGCTTCAGAAGGTGAAGAGAAACCAGAACTGCTTGGAGCCATGTGTTCGACAGCTGGTGTCTTGCTTAGAGTCAGATGGAGTCATG GAGGACAGTACGAATCCTTATGTGCTCACCAATCCAGTGACTCCTGCACTTCCTGCTTTCCCTCGAGTAAGCAACACTTACGGCTCGTACCAGGACTCCAACATCCCCTTCCCACGCACCTCAGGGGCACGCTTCTGTGGGACAG GTTCCTTGGTTTATTTCACACGGCCCATAACTATGCATCGTACAGTCCCTCCGACTGAACCTACTCCCAG gtcgcTGTCAGCTCTCTCAGCGTATCACAGCGGGGGGATGACGCCCATGAAAATGCGAACAGAGTCTCAGACCACCCTGAGGTTATACAGCGGGAGCCCAACACGCACAGACAAAGACCAAGTGTCCATATCATCTTTTTACTACAAAGAGCGG AAATCCCGCCGCTGGAAAGGCAAGCGAGAGGGAGGAGACTACAGCAGCAGACCCATCAAACTGGCTGGCAAAGTCATCATCCAGGAAGTCTCACGTCTGCTTCCTGTGCACAAAGCCCTCGGGGAAACCTATGT GCTAGATGTTAATGACACACAGGACACGTGTCAGAAGAATGGGGCAGCGGCTTTAGCAGTGGGCCGCAGGGATTTAGCAAAG GTATGGGCACTCGCCTCGGCAGCCACCAATCTTGACCTCAGTCCCGATCCTGACCCTGATGCTGGAACGCCCTGGGCCAAGCATCCGTTTGGGCGACACCTGCTGGAGACATT GCTTGAACACTACAGTCAGATGAGTGATGTTCAGAGTCTGGCCATGTTGTGTAGTGTGTTCAGAGGTCATGGCAGCCCTCAGGAATATTTCACTCTATACGGACATCAGCAACCTCGAGCGGCGAACTTCATGCCCCACCACTCCCGCTAC CCCAGTTTCACCTCGAGTTCTGTCACATCTGGATCGTGTTCAAGTACCTCGGAATCTGCAAATATTCCGTGGAACATGG GTGGACGTGAGTCAGAACACGCTCCTCCCTGGGGAGAATCCTCTCCGGATGACTATCGCTACCCAAACCAGATATACAGCGACCCCCGAGAACGAGAAAAAGAACAACACGACATGAACAAACG ATTACTGGACCCCTCCAACTCCTGGCAGTTCGACGACTTCAAGAAGTGTTACGGTGAGATCCTGCACCGATGGGGCATGAAGGACAAGAGAGCAGAGGTGCTCAAATTTGTCTCCTGCCCTCCAGAGCCACACAAAGGCATCG AGTTTGGCGTTTACTGCTGCCACTGTCGCAGTCAGGCCCGCGGCACCCAGTGCGCCGTCTGCAAGCGCTTCACCTTCCAGTGCGCCATCTGTCACGTGGCCGTACGCGGCTCTTCTAACTTCTGCCTGAGCTGTGGCCACGGAGGACACACCAGTCACATGATGGACTGGTTTCGCTCGCAAGAGGTCTGTCCCACCGGCTGCGGGTGCCACTGCCTCCTGCAAAGCACTTTCTGA